One Brassica napus cultivar Da-Ae chromosome C2, Da-Ae, whole genome shotgun sequence DNA window includes the following coding sequences:
- the LOC125582172 gene encoding glutathione S-transferase T3-like, protein MDPFSLNSPGFVNLLTSQSSQPIDLGCLEVPKPAESKDPIVSNEQKAGAFWKRIEEYVNASPLLVGSVPREWSQCKQRWGRVNEQVCKFVRSHEAALKEQASGQKENDVMKAAHDIFFNDYHVKFTLEHCWRELRFDQNWRSHSLWREGAKEKRKEPAEEVAAEEDVRPPGVKASKASKRKKHGNEAAFDQIESILAVKNHISKQKILDRLLARNEDTLSAQEYIDYDISEPNANSMYCFVGHGLQVDACGGGCL, encoded by the exons ATGGATCCTTTTTCCCTTAACTCTCCCGGTTTTGTAAACCTACTCACTTCCCAGAGCAGTCAGCCAATAGATTTAGGGTGTTTAGAGGTTCCTAAACCTGCTGAAAG CAAGGATCCAATCGTGAGTAATGAGCAAAAGGCAGGAGCTTTTTGGAAGCGAATAGAGGAGTATGTAAATGCTAGCCCTCTGCTTGTTGGCTCCGTTCCTAGGGAGTGGAGTcaatgtaagcagaggtggggaaggGTGAATGAGCAGGTGTGCAAGTTTGTGAGAAGCCATGAAGCCGCTTTGAAGGAGCAGGCGAGTGGACAAAAAGAGAATGATGTCATGAAGGCTGCACATGACATCTTCTTTAATGACTACCATGTCAAGTTCACACTGGAACATTGTTGGAGAGAGCTTAGGTTTGATCAAAATTGGAGATCACATTCTTTGTGGAGAGAGGGTGCaaaggagaaaaggaaggaaCCTGCGGAGGAGGTGGCTGCGGAGGAAGATGTTAGGCCACCTGGTGTTAAGGCTAGCAAAGCATCCAAACGAAAGAAGCACGGGAATGAAGCAGCATTTGATCAGATTGAGAGCATATTAGCCGTGAAAAATCACATATCCAAACAGAAAATCCTTGACCGGTTGCTAGCAAGAAATGAAGATACACTTTCTGCTCAAGAA TATATTGATTATGATATATCTGAACCAAATGCTAACAGTATGTATTGCTTTGTTGGTCACGGGTTGCAGGTGGATGCGTGTGGAGGTGGATGCTTGTAA
- the LOC125582171 gene encoding uncharacterized protein LOC125582171 — MSSSSSSDEADKAFDEMVDEVVDNFIDTIVDGQTNKPKRRAYIERDREQGHNQLWKDYFMENPTYPPEMFRRRFRMNKPLFLRIVDRLSSEVPYFQQRRDASGRYGLSPLQKCTAAIRMPAYGQSGDRNDEYLRLGDSTSRLCLENFTDAIIQLFGDEYLRSPTP; from the coding sequence atgtcttcctcatcatcaAGTGATGAAGCAGATAAAGCTTTTGATGAAATGGTCGACGAAGTAGTAGATAATTTCATAGACACAATAGTTGATGGTCAAACCAACAAACCGAAGAgacgagcttatatcgaaagagaCCGAGAACAAGGACACAATCAACTATGGAAAGACTATTTCATGGAAAATCCTACATACCCACCTGAAATGTTTAGGCGGCGTTTccgaatgaacaagccattgttccttcgcattgtcgatCGCCTAAGTAGTGAAGTTCCCTACTTTCAGCAAAGGAGAGATGCTTCCGGAAGGTACGGGCTATctccacttcaaaagtgtacggcagctATACGTATGCCCGCATATGGTCAATCGGGAGACAGaaatgacgaatatctccgacttggtgataGTACATCACGTCtatgtttggaaaatttcaCTGATGCGATAATACAattgtttggagatgagtatctacgaagcCCTACACCATAA